A segment of the Verrucomicrobiia bacterium genome:
GTCTCGTCACAAGCCATGAAGCGGGCCTCGCGGTCCCGGATTGGCCGCTGTCTTACGGAAGGTTCATGCCGCCCATGGTCGGCAATATTTTCTGGGAGCACGGCCATCGCATGATTGCCGGATTCGTAGCGCTTCTCACGCTGACGACCGCGGTCACGGTTCAGCTCCGCGAAGAACGGCCCTGGCTGCGCAAGCTTGCCTGGATCGCGTTCGGCATGGTGATCCTGCAGGCGGTCCTCGGAGGCATCACGGTCCTGCTCCTTTTGCCGCCTGCAGTTTCAATCTCGCATGCCTGCCTGGGACAGACTTTTTTCTGCGCCGTAACCCTTCTCGCTTATTATTCGAGCCCTTTTGCTTCGGACCGCAAAGAGGAACGCACGCCCGAGTCGCGGCGCCTCAGCCGCCTCGCCCTCATGACGTTCGGCTTTCTCTACCTGCAGCTTATCCTGGGCGCCACGGTGCGCCATACCGGGCACGCCGCCCCTTTCCACATCGCGAATGCTTTTCTTGTGGTCGTCCACGTGGCCCTCTTGCTCGTGCGTGTCATGCGTTTTCACGCGGACCGCAAAGACCTTGCGGGGCCGGCTGTCGCCATGGGTGTCCTTACCGCCGTGCAGTTTTTCTTAGGCATGGGCTCTTTCATTTTCAAATTCATGCTCGAAAAAAATTACGCGCCTTCGGCGGCGCAGGTGGCTTTCACCTCCGCGCATCAGATCACGGGCGCTTTAATCCTCGGATTGTGCGCCCTTGTCTGCGCCGCGGCCTTTCCGGTGCCGGGCGCGAGAGCCCGCGGGGAGCGGCAGGAAGCCGGTTCTTTAAACAAGGTGATGTCCTGATGACCTTCGCGGTTAAAAAATCAGATCCGGGCTCCGGCGCGAAATCCGTCCTGCTCTCGCGCTTCGCGGATTTTTTCGAGCTGACCAAGCCGCGGCTCGTGGCGCTGGTCCTCCTCAGCACGGCGGTGGGCTTTTTCCTGGCCTCGTCCGGGCCGTTCCCGGTGCTGCCCTTTTTTCATTTGATCGCGGGCACCGGTTTCGTGGCCGCGGGCTCGCTTGCGCTGAACCAGTGGATGGAGCGGGATTATGACGCGATCATGGCGCGCACGGCCGGACGCCCGATCCCTTCGCGGCGCGTGAAGCCCCTGCATGCGCTCGTGACCGGAAGTCTCCTCGCCGCCACGGGGCTGATTTATCTCGCGCTGACGTCGCATCCGCTCAGCGTTTTCCTGGCCGCGGTCACGCTTTTCAGCTACCTGTTTTTTTACACGCCGCTCAAGCGGGTCACTTCTTTGAATACGGTGGCGGGCGCCTTTCCGGGCGCGGTTCCGCCGCTCATCGGCTGGGCCGGTGCGTCGGGAGAATTGCCATTCGAGGCCTGGGTGCTTTTTTCGATCATGTTCCTGTGGCAGCTTCCGCACTTTCTGGCGATCGCGTGGTTTTATCGC
Coding sequences within it:
- a CDS encoding COX15/CtaA family protein, with translation MREAESRHYPLTLFLAACVFFLLLAGGLVTSHEAGLAVPDWPLSYGRFMPPMVGNIFWEHGHRMIAGFVALLTLTTAVTVQLREERPWLRKLAWIAFGMVILQAVLGGITVLLLLPPAVSISHACLGQTFFCAVTLLAYYSSPFASDRKEERTPESRRLSRLALMTFGFLYLQLILGATVRHTGHAAPFHIANAFLVVVHVALLLVRVMRFHADRKDLAGPAVAMGVLTAVQFFLGMGSFIFKFMLEKNYAPSAAQVAFTSAHQITGALILGLCALVCAAAFPVPGARARGERQEAGSLNKVMS
- the cyoE gene encoding heme o synthase; amino-acid sequence: MTFAVKKSDPGSGAKSVLLSRFADFFELTKPRLVALVLLSTAVGFFLASSGPFPVLPFFHLIAGTGFVAAGSLALNQWMERDYDAIMARTAGRPIPSRRVKPLHALVTGSLLAATGLIYLALTSHPLSVFLAAVTLFSYLFFYTPLKRVTSLNTVAGAFPGAVPPLIGWAGASGELPFEAWVLFSIMFLWQLPHFLAIAWFYREEYRKAGFVMLSVEDPDGQRVAKQAVLYSAMLLPVSLLPTLCGMTGIFYFVAAFLLGGVFLGISIASLQNLGAKARLLFATSIFYLSLLLLMMVIDKA